In the Streptomyces sp. BHT-5-2 genome, one interval contains:
- a CDS encoding CoA pyrophosphatase, giving the protein MTSAREQYGETTDTRSAEAGREAAVTTRGLPEWLGPVARAAATVEPRQLSRFLPPEHGGRQSAVLILFGHGTRGPELLLMERAGTLRSHAGQPSFPGGSLDPQDGDPEGPGPVRAALREAQEETGLDPSGVQVFGVLPRLYIPVSGFVVTPVLGWWRVPSPVGAVDQGETARVFTVPVADLTNPAHRVTTRHPSGHVGPAFLVENALVWGFTAGVIDRILHYAGWEIPWDRDKQVPLDWRS; this is encoded by the coding sequence GTACGGCGAGACGACGGACACCCGCTCGGCGGAGGCCGGGCGGGAGGCCGCGGTGACGACCCGGGGCCTGCCCGAGTGGCTGGGCCCGGTGGCGCGTGCGGCCGCCACGGTGGAGCCGCGCCAGCTCAGCCGCTTTCTGCCGCCGGAGCACGGCGGCCGGCAGTCCGCCGTGCTGATCCTCTTCGGGCACGGCACCCGAGGGCCCGAGCTGCTCCTGATGGAGCGCGCCGGCACCCTGCGTTCGCACGCCGGCCAGCCCTCCTTCCCCGGTGGCTCGCTCGATCCGCAGGACGGCGACCCGGAGGGGCCGGGTCCGGTCCGCGCGGCGCTGCGCGAGGCCCAGGAGGAGACCGGGCTGGATCCCTCCGGCGTCCAGGTCTTCGGGGTGCTGCCGCGGCTCTACATCCCCGTCAGCGGTTTCGTCGTGACGCCCGTGCTGGGGTGGTGGCGGGTGCCGAGCCCGGTCGGTGCGGTCGACCAGGGGGAGACCGCCCGGGTCTTCACGGTTCCGGTGGCAGATCTCACGAACCCTGCACACCGGGTCACCACACGTCACCCCAGCGGTCACGTCGGCCCCGCCTTCCTCGTCGAGAACGCGCTGGTCTGGGGTTTCACCGCCGGAGTGATCGACCGGATCCTGCACTACGCGGGGTGGGAGATCCCATGGGACCGCGACAAGCAGGTCCCGCTCGACTGGCGCTCGTGA